From a single Bacillus sp. NEB1478 genomic region:
- the rpoB gene encoding DNA-directed RNA polymerase subunit beta: MTGQLVQFGRHRQRRSYARISEVLELPNLIEIQTASYQWFLDEGLREMFRDISPIEDFTGNLVLEFIDYNLGEPKYPVDESKERDVTYAAPLRVKVRLINKETGEVKEQEVFMGDFPLMTDTGTFVINGAERVIVSQLVRSPSVYYSEKIDKNGKKGFTATVIPNRGAWLEFETDAKDVVYVRIDRTRKIPITVLLRALGFGSDQEIIDLLGEDEYLRNTLDKDNTEGTEKALLEIYERLRPGEPPTVDNAKSLLDSRFFDPKRYDLANVGRYKINKKLHIKNRLFNQKLAETLVDAETGEVIAEEGTLLDRRTLDKIIPALESGVGFKTVTPAGGVAEDQDISLQSIKIYAPDDQEGERIINVIGNGFVDKEIKNITISDIIASINYFFNLLHQVGNTDDIDHLGNRRLRSVGELLQNQFRIGLSRMERVVRERMSIQDTNAITPQALINIRPVIASIKEFFGSSQLSQFMDQTNPLAELTHKRRLSALGPGGLTRERAGFEVRDVHYSHYGRMCPIETPEGPNIGLINSLSSFAKVNQYGFIETPYRRVDPETGNVTSRIDYLTADEEDLYVVAQANSLLGENGEFLNEDVIARFRGDNTVVKRDRIDYMDVSPKQVVSAATACIPFLENDDSNRALMGANMQRQAVPLLVPESPIVGTGMEHVSAKDSGAAVICKHEGIVERVTAKQVKVRRIKEVDGKEVSGDLDTYNMLKFIRSNQGTCYNQRPIVSTGDRVTKGEILADGPSMEKGELALGRNVLVAFMTWEGYNYEDAVIMSERLVKDDVYTSIHIEEYESEARDTKLGPEEITRDIPNVGEDALRNLDERGIIRTGAEVKDGDILVGKVTPKGVTELTAEERLLHAIFGEKAREVRDTSLRVPHGGDGIVLDVKVFNREDGDELPPGVNQLVRAYIVQKRKIHEGDKMAGRHGNKGVISKIMPEEDMPYLPDGTPVDIMLNPLGVPSRMNIGQVLELHLGMAARQLGIHVATPVFDGAREEDVWSTIEEAGMARDGKTVLYDGRSGAAFDNRVSVGVMYMIKLAHMVDDKLHARSTGPYSLVTQQPLGGKAQFGGQRFGEMEVWALEAYGAAYTLQEILTVKSDDVVGRVKTYEAIVKGENVPEPGVPESFKVLIKELQSLGMDVKICSGDDKEIEMRELDDEDDQASEKLNLNLESYTAND, translated from the coding sequence TTGACAGGTCAACTAGTTCAGTTTGGACGCCACCGCCAACGAAGAAGTTATGCAAGGATTAGCGAAGTGCTTGAATTACCAAACTTAATTGAAATTCAAACCGCTTCCTATCAATGGTTTCTTGATGAGGGGTTACGTGAAATGTTCCGAGACATTTCGCCGATTGAAGATTTTACAGGCAACCTCGTATTAGAGTTTATTGACTATAACTTAGGTGAGCCGAAGTATCCTGTAGATGAATCAAAAGAGCGCGATGTTACTTACGCTGCTCCGCTTCGTGTGAAAGTGCGTCTGATCAATAAAGAGACGGGCGAAGTAAAAGAGCAGGAAGTATTTATGGGAGATTTCCCGTTAATGACAGATACGGGAACCTTTGTGATCAACGGGGCAGAGCGTGTTATTGTATCACAGCTCGTTCGTTCACCAAGTGTTTACTATAGTGAAAAAATAGACAAAAACGGTAAAAAAGGTTTTACCGCTACTGTCATTCCAAACCGCGGTGCTTGGCTGGAGTTTGAAACTGATGCTAAGGACGTAGTTTATGTGCGTATCGACCGCACAAGGAAAATCCCGATTACCGTATTGCTTCGTGCTCTAGGGTTTGGGTCTGATCAAGAAATCATTGATTTGCTTGGAGAAGACGAGTATCTGCGTAATACGTTAGATAAGGATAATACAGAAGGTACAGAAAAAGCCCTTCTCGAAATCTATGAACGTCTTCGTCCGGGAGAGCCTCCAACAGTAGATAATGCAAAAAGTTTATTAGATTCACGTTTCTTTGATCCGAAACGCTATGACTTAGCAAACGTTGGACGCTATAAAATCAATAAAAAGCTTCATATAAAGAATCGTCTATTCAACCAAAAGTTAGCGGAAACTCTTGTTGATGCTGAAACTGGTGAAGTAATTGCGGAAGAAGGCACATTGCTGGACCGCAGAACTTTAGATAAGATCATTCCTGCTCTTGAGAGCGGTGTAGGTTTTAAAACGGTTACGCCAGCTGGCGGAGTAGCGGAAGATCAGGATATTTCCTTACAATCTATTAAAATCTATGCGCCGGATGATCAAGAAGGCGAAAGAATTATTAATGTTATCGGAAATGGTTTTGTTGATAAAGAAATTAAAAACATTACGATTTCAGATATTATTGCTTCAATTAACTACTTCTTTAACTTGCTGCATCAAGTAGGTAATACAGATGATATTGACCATCTTGGAAACCGTCGTTTACGTTCTGTTGGTGAGCTTCTGCAAAACCAATTCAGAATCGGACTTTCCAGAATGGAGCGCGTTGTTCGCGAACGTATGTCTATTCAAGACACGAACGCGATTACACCGCAAGCGTTAATCAATATTCGTCCTGTTATAGCTTCTATTAAAGAGTTCTTCGGAAGCTCTCAGCTTTCACAGTTCATGGATCAAACGAACCCGCTTGCTGAATTGACGCATAAACGCCGTCTTTCCGCACTAGGGCCAGGTGGTCTTACACGTGAACGTGCCGGCTTTGAAGTTCGTGACGTTCACTATTCCCACTACGGGCGTATGTGTCCGATCGAAACTCCGGAGGGTCCGAATATCGGTTTGATCAACTCACTTTCTAGTTTTGCGAAAGTGAATCAATATGGATTTATTGAAACTCCATACCGACGCGTTGATCCTGAAACAGGTAACGTGACAAGCCGAATCGATTACTTGACTGCTGATGAAGAAGATCTATACGTAGTTGCACAGGCGAACTCACTGCTTGGTGAGAACGGTGAATTCTTAAATGAAGACGTAATCGCTCGTTTCCGTGGAGACAACACAGTTGTAAAACGTGATCGTATCGATTATATGGATGTATCGCCAAAACAGGTTGTATCTGCTGCAACAGCATGTATACCGTTCTTGGAAAACGATGACTCCAACCGTGCCCTAATGGGAGCGAACATGCAACGTCAGGCTGTACCTTTGCTTGTTCCTGAATCACCAATTGTTGGTACAGGAATGGAGCACGTATCCGCAAAAGACTCCGGAGCTGCAGTTATCTGTAAGCACGAAGGAATTGTAGAACGTGTAACTGCGAAACAAGTAAAAGTTCGCCGTATTAAAGAAGTAGATGGCAAGGAAGTTTCTGGCGACCTTGACACTTACAACATGCTTAAATTTATTCGTTCCAACCAAGGGACTTGCTATAACCAGCGTCCGATCGTTTCTACTGGAGACCGTGTAACAAAAGGTGAAATCCTTGCTGACGGGCCTTCCATGGAAAAAGGTGAACTTGCTTTAGGACGCAACGTACTTGTTGCCTTCATGACTTGGGAAGGTTACAACTACGAGGATGCTGTCATCATGAGCGAGCGTCTTGTAAAAGACGATGTATACACTTCTATTCATATTGAAGAGTATGAATCAGAAGCACGTGATACAAAGCTCGGACCAGAAGAAATCACACGTGATATTCCAAACGTTGGTGAGGACGCATTACGTAATCTGGATGAGCGTGGAATTATCCGCACTGGTGCAGAAGTTAAAGATGGAGATATCTTAGTAGGTAAAGTAACACCTAAAGGAGTTACAGAACTTACTGCTGAAGAACGCCTATTACATGCTATCTTCGGGGAAAAAGCACGTGAAGTACGTGATACTTCATTGCGAGTACCTCACGGCGGCGATGGTATTGTACTAGATGTAAAAGTATTTAACCGTGAAGACGGCGATGAACTTCCTCCTGGTGTTAACCAGCTCGTTCGTGCATATATCGTGCAAAAACGTAAGATTCACGAAGGGGATAAAATGGCCGGACGTCACGGAAACAAAGGTGTAATTTCTAAAATTATGCCAGAAGAAGATATGCCGTATCTTCCAGATGGAACTCCAGTTGACATCATGTTAAACCCGCTAGGGGTACCTTCCCGTATGAACATCGGTCAGGTATTGGAACTGCATCTTGGAATGGCTGCTCGTCAGCTAGGAATTCACGTTGCAACACCAGTATTCGATGGTGCGCGTGAGGAAGATGTTTGGTCTACGATTGAAGAAGCCGGAATGGCTCGTGATGGTAAAACAGTACTTTATGATGGACGTTCAGGTGCTGCTTTTGATAACCGTGTATCAGTTGGTGTCATGTATATGATCAAACTTGCTCACATGGTTGACGACAAGCTGCATGCTCGTTCAACTGGACCATACTCACTTGTTACACAGCAGCCTCTTGGTGGTAAAGCACAATTTGGAGGTCAGCGTTTCGGGGAGATGGAAGTTTGGGCGCTTGAAGCATATGGTGCTGCTTATACACTTCAGGAAATTCTTACGGTCAAGTCGGATGACGTTGTCGGCCGTGTGAAAACGTATGAAGCCATTGTAAAAGGTGAAAACGTTCCTGAACCAGGTGTTCCAGAATCGTTTAAAGTATTAATTAAAGAACTTCAATCTCTTGGAATGGACGTTAAAATCTGTTCTGGAGATGACAAGGAAATTGAAATGCGAGAGCTTGATGATGAAGACGATCAGGCAAGCGAGAAATTAAATTTAAATCTTGAGTCTTATACTGCGAATGACTAA
- a CDS encoding class I SAM-dependent methyltransferase, protein MKNHYYSETPGTQSKREAWEFELKGNKFRFTTDAGVFSKKEVDFGSRVLIESFIAPEVTGDYIDVGCGYGPIGLTLAKEEPERIVQMVDINERAVELSKWNAQQNKIYNVKIKKSYLFSEVQDRDFAAVITNPPIRAGKAVVHQIFEEAYGKLRVGGELWVVIQKKQGAPSAIEKIEGLFGSVETIAKKKGYYILRAIKV, encoded by the coding sequence ATGAAAAATCATTATTATTCTGAAACGCCAGGTACACAAAGCAAGAGGGAAGCCTGGGAGTTCGAATTAAAGGGCAATAAGTTTCGATTCACCACAGATGCTGGTGTCTTTTCGAAAAAAGAAGTTGATTTTGGGAGCCGCGTTTTAATAGAATCTTTTATTGCGCCAGAAGTAACTGGTGACTATATAGATGTAGGTTGCGGTTATGGCCCGATCGGTCTAACCCTGGCAAAAGAAGAACCTGAACGTATCGTTCAAATGGTGGACATTAATGAACGTGCTGTCGAGTTATCGAAATGGAATGCGCAGCAAAACAAAATCTATAATGTAAAAATTAAAAAAAGCTATCTCTTTTCTGAAGTGCAGGATCGTGACTTTGCTGCTGTTATAACGAATCCGCCTATCCGTGCGGGTAAAGCGGTCGTTCATCAGATTTTTGAAGAAGCGTATGGCAAACTTCGTGTTGGCGGTGAACTTTGGGTAGTTATACAAAAGAAGCAAGGTGCACCATCTGCAATAGAAAAAATAGAGGGATTGTTCGGGTCAGTCGAAACCATTGCTAAGAAAAAAGGTTATTATATTTTACGCGCAATAAAAGTTTGA
- the rplL gene encoding 50S ribosomal protein L7/L12 — protein MSKEQIIESLKTMTVLELNDLVKAIEEEFGVTAAAPVAAAGGAAGGDAAAEQTEFDVILTSGGASKIKVIKVVRELTGLGLKEAKELVDGAPKPVKEGVAKEEAEEIKAKLEEVGASVEVK, from the coding sequence ATGTCTAAAGAACAAATCATTGAAAGCCTAAAAACAATGACTGTTTTAGAGCTTAACGACCTAGTTAAAGCAATCGAAGAAGAGTTTGGTGTAACTGCTGCTGCTCCTGTAGCTGCTGCTGGTGGAGCTGCTGGTGGAGACGCTGCTGCTGAACAAACTGAATTCGACGTAATTCTTACAAGCGGTGGAGCTTCAAAAATTAAAGTTATCAAAGTTGTTCGTGAACTTACAGGTCTTGGACTTAAAGAAGCGAAAGAACTTGTTGACGGTGCTCCAAAGCCAGTTAAAGAAGGCGTAGCTAAAGAAGAAGCTGAAGAAATCAAAGCTAAACTTGAAGAAGTTGGAGCTTCTGTTGAAGTTAAGTAA
- the rplJ gene encoding 50S ribosomal protein L10, which produces MSGILETKKQLVSTISEKLQQSQSTIVVDYRGLTVAQVTELRKQLREAGIEFKVYKNSMVTRAAEANNLNELSEHLTGPTAIAFSNEDVVAPAKILNDFAKKNEALEIKAGVIEGRIASKEEVKALAELPSREGLLSMVLSVLQAPIRNFALATKAVAEQKEEQGA; this is translated from the coding sequence ATGAGCGGCATTTTAGAAACAAAAAAGCAATTAGTATCTACGATCTCCGAGAAATTACAACAGAGCCAATCAACAATCGTTGTTGATTACCGTGGACTTACTGTTGCACAGGTTACTGAACTTCGTAAGCAATTACGTGAAGCTGGCATTGAGTTCAAAGTTTACAAAAATTCAATGGTAACTCGCGCTGCTGAAGCTAATAACCTAAACGAATTATCAGAGCATTTAACTGGACCTACAGCGATCGCATTCTCTAATGAAGACGTAGTAGCTCCTGCTAAAATCCTTAACGACTTTGCGAAGAAAAACGAAGCGCTTGAAATCAAAGCTGGTGTAATCGAAGGACGCATCGCTTCTAAAGAAGAAGTGAAAGCTCTTGCTGAACTTCCATCAAGAGAAGGTCTTCTTTCTATGGTACTCAGCGTGCTTCAAGCACCTATCCGAAACTTTGCATTGGCTACTAAGGCTGTTGCTGAACAAAAAGAAGAGCAAGGCGCTTAA
- the rplA gene encoding 50S ribosomal protein L1, translated as MANKGKKYQEAAKLVDRTKAYELAEAIELVKKAAPAKFDESVEVAVRLGVDTKKADQQVRGAVVLPNGTGKTQRVLVFAKGEKAKEAEAAGADHVGDSDYINKIQQGWFEFDVIVATPDMMAEVGKLGRVLGPKGLMPNPKTGTVTFEVERAINEIKAGKVEYRVDKTGNVHVPIGKVSFEAEKLAENLSTIIETLLKVKPAAAKGTYMKNVAISSTMGPGIKVNPSSFSVKR; from the coding sequence ATGGCAAACAAAGGTAAGAAGTACCAAGAAGCGGCTAAATTAGTAGACCGCACAAAAGCATATGAGCTTGCAGAAGCAATTGAGCTAGTTAAAAAAGCTGCACCTGCAAAGTTCGATGAGTCTGTAGAAGTAGCAGTTCGTCTTGGTGTAGACACTAAGAAAGCTGACCAGCAAGTTCGTGGAGCAGTAGTGCTTCCAAACGGAACTGGTAAAACTCAACGTGTATTAGTTTTCGCTAAAGGTGAAAAAGCAAAAGAAGCAGAAGCTGCTGGAGCAGATCACGTTGGAGATTCTGACTACATCAACAAAATCCAACAAGGCTGGTTTGAGTTCGACGTAATCGTTGCAACTCCAGACATGATGGCTGAAGTTGGTAAACTTGGACGTGTATTAGGACCAAAAGGTTTAATGCCTAACCCTAAAACAGGAACAGTTACATTTGAAGTAGAAAGAGCGATTAACGAAATTAAAGCTGGTAAAGTAGAATACCGTGTTGATAAAACAGGTAACGTTCACGTTCCAATCGGTAAAGTATCTTTCGAAGCTGAGAAGCTTGCAGAAAACCTTTCAACAATCATCGAAACATTGTTAAAAGTTAAACCTGCTGCTGCAAAAGGAACTTACATGAAGAACGTAGCTATTTCTTCAACTATGGGACCTGGGATCAAAGTTAATCCATCTTCATTCTCTGTAAAAAGATAG
- the rplK gene encoding 50S ribosomal protein L11: protein MAKKVIKMVKLQIPAGKANPAPPVGPALGQAGVNIMGFCKEFNARTADQAGLIIPVEITVFEDRSFTFITKTPPAAVLLKKAAGIESGSGEPNKKKVATVKRDKVREIAETKMPDLNAASVESAMRMVEGTARSMGIVIED from the coding sequence GTGGCTAAAAAGGTTATTAAAATGGTGAAATTGCAAATCCCTGCTGGTAAAGCAAACCCGGCACCGCCAGTTGGACCTGCACTAGGACAAGCTGGGGTAAACATCATGGGATTCTGTAAAGAATTCAACGCTCGTACTGCTGATCAAGCTGGTTTAATCATTCCGGTAGAAATCACGGTTTTCGAAGACCGTTCATTTACATTCATCACTAAAACTCCTCCGGCTGCTGTTCTTTTAAAGAAAGCTGCGGGAATCGAGTCAGGTTCAGGTGAGCCGAACAAAAAGAAAGTTGCGACTGTAAAACGTGATAAAGTTCGCGAAATTGCAGAAACAAAAATGCCAGATCTAAACGCAGCTAGCGTTGAATCTGCTATGCGTATGGTTGAAGGTACAGCGCGCAGCATGGGAATTGTTATCGAAGACTAA
- the nusG gene encoding transcription termination/antitermination protein NusG: MEKNWYVVHTYSGYENKVKTNLEKRVESMGMSDKIFRVLVPVEEETETKNGKTKTSMKKVFPGYVLTEMIMTDDSWYVVRNTPGVTGFVGSAGAGSKPTALLPDEVDHILKGMGMEAPRVEVDFEIKESVKVKEGPFADFVGTIEEIDATKRKLKVHVNMFGRETPVELEFTQVSKL, translated from the coding sequence ATGGAAAAAAATTGGTACGTAGTTCATACCTATTCAGGATATGAAAATAAAGTAAAAACAAACTTGGAAAAACGTGTAGAATCTATGGGTATGTCAGATAAGATTTTCCGTGTGCTTGTTCCTGTCGAGGAAGAAACCGAGACTAAGAACGGCAAAACCAAAACAAGCATGAAAAAAGTATTCCCTGGTTACGTTCTGACGGAAATGATTATGACAGATGATTCATGGTACGTTGTCCGAAATACTCCTGGAGTTACAGGGTTTGTCGGTTCAGCGGGTGCTGGTTCAAAACCAACAGCACTTTTGCCTGATGAAGTTGATCATATTCTTAAGGGTATGGGCATGGAAGCTCCTCGCGTTGAAGTTGATTTCGAAATCAAGGAATCTGTAAAGGTAAAAGAAGGTCCGTTTGCAGACTTTGTAGGAACGATTGAAGAGATTGACGCTACTAAACGCAAGCTGAAAGTTCACGTCAACATGTTTGGCCGTGAGACGCCTGTAGAGTTAGAGTTTACTCAAGTTAGCAAGTTATAA
- the secE gene encoding preprotein translocase subunit SecE, with the protein MADVAEKTKKSPAKFLSDVNKEMKRVSWPKRKELFRYTGVVLATVLVMALFFWIVDLGISQLVELILK; encoded by the coding sequence ATGGCGGACGTTGCAGAAAAGACAAAAAAGTCACCAGCTAAATTTCTGTCTGATGTAAATAAAGAGATGAAGCGGGTTAGCTGGCCAAAACGCAAAGAACTATTCCGATATACGGGAGTTGTTTTGGCGACTGTATTGGTAATGGCATTATTCTTCTGGATTGTGGATCTAGGGATTTCACAATTAGTTGAATTGATTTTAAAGTAG
- the rpmG gene encoding 50S ribosomal protein L33 — MRKKVFLACKQCSKRNYTTMKNQQNNPERVEVKKFCSYCNAHTIHQETK, encoded by the coding sequence ATGAGAAAAAAAGTATTTTTAGCCTGTAAACAATGCTCTAAACGGAACTATACAACGATGAAGAACCAGCAAAACAATCCAGAACGAGTCGAGGTTAAAAAGTTTTGCAGTTATTGCAATGCTCATACCATTCACCAAGAAACCAAGTAA
- the sigH gene encoding RNA polymerase sporulation sigma factor SigH, protein MNIDLKELSVIDYELMEDESLVELVHEGDSAALEYLINKYKNFVRAKARSYFLIGADREDIIQEGMIGLYKAIRDFKEDKLSSFKAFAELCITRQMITAIKTATRQKHIPLNSYVSLDKPIYDEESDRTLMDVICGTKVTDPEELIINQEEFDDIEVKMGEILSDLERKVLMLYLDGRSYQEISVDLDRHVKSIDNALQRVKRKLERYLELREITS, encoded by the coding sequence GTGAACATAGATCTCAAGGAACTATCAGTAATCGATTACGAGCTAATGGAAGATGAAAGCCTTGTGGAACTGGTTCATGAGGGAGACAGCGCAGCACTGGAGTATTTAATCAACAAGTACAAGAATTTTGTTCGTGCCAAAGCAAGGTCATATTTTCTGATCGGTGCTGACCGAGAGGATATTATTCAAGAAGGTATGATCGGGCTGTATAAAGCGATTCGCGATTTTAAAGAGGACAAGCTGTCATCCTTTAAAGCTTTTGCCGAATTGTGCATCACAAGGCAAATGATTACCGCTATCAAAACGGCTACTAGACAAAAGCATATTCCGCTCAATTCTTATGTGTCTTTGGACAAGCCTATATATGATGAAGAATCAGACCGGACACTTATGGACGTCATATGCGGCACAAAGGTTACAGATCCCGAAGAACTTATCATCAATCAGGAAGAATTTGATGATATAGAAGTGAAAATGGGAGAAATATTGAGTGACTTGGAACGAAAAGTACTTATGCTGTATCTCGATGGAAGATCGTATCAGGAAATTTCAGTAGATCTCGATCGGCACGTAAAATCAATTGACAACGCGCTGCAGCGAGTGAAACGAAAATTAGAGAGATATTTAGAGTTAAGGGAAATAACTTCCTAA
- a CDS encoding NYN domain-containing protein yields the protein MKIRHYLIVDGYNIIGAWPELRGLKNSDFAKARELLIEYMAEYQGSTGYEVIVVFDAHLSPGIEKKTKNYRVDVIFTRENETADERIERLVGELKSIETRIYVATSDSTEQWQIFGKGALRKSARELKNEMDEIQKQIHVSVGERKRKQNNSSIPLSNEIAEIFERWRRGQK from the coding sequence ATGAAAATACGCCATTATTTGATTGTTGACGGGTACAACATCATTGGCGCTTGGCCGGAGCTCAGAGGCTTGAAAAATTCCGATTTCGCTAAAGCAAGGGAATTGCTGATTGAGTATATGGCAGAATATCAGGGATCTACAGGTTATGAAGTCATTGTAGTGTTTGATGCCCATCTGTCTCCCGGAATAGAGAAAAAAACAAAAAATTACCGGGTGGATGTCATATTCACACGGGAAAATGAAACAGCGGATGAACGGATTGAACGGTTAGTTGGAGAGTTGAAATCTATCGAAACCCGTATCTACGTTGCCACATCAGATTCAACCGAGCAGTGGCAGATATTCGGAAAAGGTGCACTGAGAAAATCTGCGCGAGAATTGAAGAACGAAATGGACGAGATTCAAAAGCAGATCCACGTGTCTGTCGGAGAACGTAAAAGAAAACAAAATAATTCATCGATCCCGCTATCTAACGAAATTGCCGAAATATTTGAAAGATGGAGAAGAGGTCAAAAATAA
- the rlmB gene encoding 23S rRNA (guanosine(2251)-2'-O)-methyltransferase RlmB, with amino-acid sequence MSEKTNEEQELIIGRNPVLEVLRSGRDINKIFVGEGSQKGPVSTIVSMAKKQNVLVQYVPKQKLDSLSGGGNHQGVVAGVAAYSYADIDDLFKVAEERGEEPFFIILDELEDPHNLGSIIRTADAVGAHGVIIPKRRSVGLTATVAKASTGAIEYMPVVRVTNLVQTMNELKERGMWFAGADMKGKEDYRAAKWDMPLGLVIGSEGKGMGRLVSETCDFLVQLPMVGKVTSLNASVAASLLMYEVYRNRHPLEFKK; translated from the coding sequence ATGAGTGAAAAAACGAATGAAGAACAAGAACTTATTATTGGCAGAAATCCGGTATTGGAGGTACTGCGCTCCGGCCGTGATATTAATAAAATTTTTGTAGGTGAAGGTTCTCAGAAGGGGCCGGTCAGCACGATCGTCTCCATGGCTAAAAAACAGAATGTACTTGTTCAGTATGTTCCAAAGCAAAAGCTCGATTCATTGAGTGGCGGAGGAAACCATCAAGGAGTCGTAGCGGGTGTTGCTGCATACAGCTATGCTGACATTGATGACTTGTTTAAGGTAGCTGAAGAACGCGGAGAAGAGCCGTTTTTCATTATACTTGATGAACTAGAAGATCCGCATAACTTAGGATCGATTATCCGTACAGCTGATGCAGTCGGGGCTCATGGTGTTATCATCCCTAAAAGACGGTCAGTAGGTCTGACAGCGACTGTGGCTAAGGCTTCTACAGGAGCGATTGAGTATATGCCTGTTGTTCGCGTTACGAATCTCGTGCAAACGATGAACGAATTAAAAGAGCGAGGTATGTGGTTTGCGGGAGCGGATATGAAAGGCAAGGAAGATTACCGCGCTGCGAAATGGGACATGCCATTAGGTCTTGTAATCGGCAGTGAAGGAAAAGGGATGGGAAGACTCGTTTCAGAAACGTGTGATTTTCTAGTCCAGCTGCCAATGGTAGGTAAAGTTACATCTTTGAATGCATCAGTTGCTGCAAGTCTTTTAATGTATGAGGTATACCGCAACCGCCATCCGCTTGAATTTAAAAAATGA
- a CDS encoding Mini-ribonuclease 3, translating to MTLSDGDFKQLNGTTLAYMGDAVMEQFVREHLIRSGQVKPNKLHTSATKIVSAKAQAGIVIQLLEEDFFTETEVAVIKRGRNANQGTVPKNTDVQTYRHATSFEAILGYLYLLNEHDRLEVIMKRILNNKKREGEG from the coding sequence ATGACATTATCTGATGGAGATTTCAAACAATTGAATGGAACGACACTTGCCTATATGGGTGATGCTGTTATGGAGCAATTTGTTCGCGAACATTTAATTCGAAGCGGGCAAGTGAAGCCGAATAAGCTTCATACGTCAGCAACTAAAATTGTTTCTGCAAAAGCTCAGGCGGGCATAGTAATTCAGTTGCTTGAAGAAGACTTTTTTACGGAAACAGAAGTGGCTGTTATCAAAAGGGGCCGCAACGCTAACCAAGGGACTGTCCCGAAAAATACGGACGTCCAAACATACAGGCACGCTACTAGCTTTGAAGCGATTTTGGGATATTTGTATTTGTTAAACGAACATGATCGATTAGAAGTAATCATGAAAAGAATACTTAACAACAAGAAGAGAGAGGGGGAAGGCTGA